The Mus musculus strain C57BL/6J chromosome 2, GRCm38.p6 C57BL/6J genome has a window encoding:
- the Olfr1008 gene encoding olfactory receptor 1008 gives MGQQNTTSLPGFILMGITQSTELQLPLFGVFFIIYAVTVMGNLGMIILTKLDSRLQTPMYFFIRHLAFIDLGNSTVICPKMLMDFVMDEKNISFYACATQMSFFVLFIISELFILSSMAYDCYVAICNPLLYSVIMSQRLCHVLVDIPYLYSTFQALLFTSKIFTLTFCGSNIISHFYCDAVYLLPTLCSNAEEIQLLIILFSALNLLSSLLIVLGLYVLILIAICRMHSAEGRRKAFSTCGSHLTVVVVFYGTLLFMYLQPKSTDSLENDKITSVFYTLVIPMINPLIYSLRNKEVKNAFNRALKNPFKINT, from the coding sequence ATGGGGCAACAGAATACAACATCACTGCCTGGGTTCATCTTGATGGGAATCACACAGAGCACTGAGCTTCAGCTTCCTTTGTTTGGGGTCTTCTTCATCATCTATGCAGTCACAGTCATGGGCAACCTGGGCATGATCATTTTGACCAAGCTGGACTCTCGCCTACAAACCCCTATGTACTTTTTCATCAGACACCTGGCTTTCATTGATCTTGGAAATTCCACTGTCATCTGTCCCAAGATGCTGATGGATTTTGTTATGGAtgaaaaaaacatttctttttatgcATGTGCCACACAGAtgtcattctttgttttgttcattatcAGTGAACTCTTTATCTTGTCCTCAATGGCCTATGActgctatgtggccatctgcaacCCTCTGCTCTACAGTGTGATCATGTCTCAGAGACTTTGCCATGTGCTTGTGGACATCCCATATCTCTACAGCACCTTCCAGGCTCTGCTATTCACCAGTAAAATTTTCACATTAACTTTCTGTGGCTCTAACATCATCAGCCATTTCTACTGTGATGCTGTTTACTTGTTACCCACCTTGTGTTCAAATGCTGAAGAAATACAACTGCTGATCATATTATTTTCAGCATTGAATTTGCTCTCCTCTCTTCTGATAGTCCTTGGATTATATGTCCTGATTCTGATAGCCATATGTCGAATGCATTCTGCAGAAGGCAGAAGAAAAGCGTTCTCTACATGTGGGTCTCATCTGACAGTGGTTGTGGTGTTTTATGGTACTCTACTGTTTATGTACTTGCAACCAAAATCTACTGACTCCTTAGAGAATGATAAAATAACCTCTGTGTTTTATACTTTAGTGATCCCCATGATTAACCCCTTGATATACAGTTTAAGGAACAAAGAGGTAAAAAATGCTTTCAACAGGGCATTAAAGAATCCATTTAAAATTAATACTTAA